Below is a genomic region from Anabas testudineus chromosome 13, fAnaTes1.2, whole genome shotgun sequence.
TACCAAGATATTCCTCCCATCATAAAACTGTCCTGTCATTGAGAAACTATGAGCATCATATTAAGAACAATGTTTCTAGGGACAAattaaaagagtaaaaaattagaaaaacatcataaaacaaaCTTTGTCACGGTATCATGGtgcaaatataaaataaaaaaacattgtttaattttttctacagtttgaaataaaaatgaatcatttctatttctttagTGAGCTGAGGTTTCAAAGACTGGAAAAATAATCTGTGGAGGCAAATTAAAACGTTTATTAAGAATCAGTTTCTGTACATACACAgtgacaaacaacacaaaaacaaacataaggTGCTTTAAATGTAATACTGATGTTCAGAAAACCTGTCGTTGTCGACTTGAGTCAATAGTAGCGCTCTGACGCTCAGTGAATTTTTTCCCCTTTCACCTTCCATAGCGAAAGCTGCAGGGTCAGAGTCGTTCCAGTTTGTTCTGGGTCATCTGGACCAGCAGCTCCGAGTATTTCTCCAGCAGAGACATCGTCCTCTCGTCCTCCAGTCGACCAGCCGGGGCACTGCTGCAGCCCTGCACATCTCCCTGCAGCACCGACTGCAGCTCAGAGTTCACGTCGTCAAACGCCTCCTGCAGGACAGACGACATCTGAAGATGTCGCTCTGTGACACCGGTCGACCCGCTGAGCTGGAGGGCAAAGAAAATGACAGTGTTTAGAAAGGACGGAGTCAAAGTGAACGTAGCCCTAAAAACAGGTTCCGAccaataaatgaacaaatggcAGGTTTTAGTTGTTGCATGTTGGAGTCCAGCTCTCAGCGAAGCAAAGACTAAGACCACAGATGTGAAACTGAATCAACACAGTTGATACTGAACCTGCTGGTAGAGGGTAACGGCTCGTCTCACTGTCCGTCTCAGCTCGTTGGCGACGtgctcacactgctgcagactGACTGACTCGTCATCAGCGGGACCTGCAACGACAGGTGACAACTCTTTCTCTTAGTGTCAGACATGTAGTTTGTCCTGCATGACGCCACGAGACGTCACAGCTCATAGCTACAGGACACAGCTCGCTCTCTAGCACCTAATACCACGTGACAGTTGTTCACCGTGATCTGAAGGCAGGACGCACGCCTAATAAGCTGGTGTTTTAATCACCAGTCACCATCACTTAGCTCCAGCTTGTCTTCAAACTCTGCTGGACACAACTCTGgatgcagtaaaatgtgttggacctacagagagggaggagacgCACCGAGACGCAAAGCGACGTGATGACGTGGCTCCAGTCTGTGAAAAGCCAGGACTTAACTCTGAACCAGCACAGAACTAACTTCACATTCATGTTGGTCAGCAGAGCAGATTCTGGTCTGACTGCACCTTTACAATGTTTACCTGCTGAGAATTGTACAGGAAGTTACCTGACTGACAGGGCTGTGTTCTTTCTgccagaggagaggaggaagaggtgggcGGGACAAAGGAGGACGATTGAGCTCCTACAGGCGACTCCAAAACTGTGAACAAGATCACATCACTCAGAACTTGAAGATTCAAAGAGAACGGGTCCAGATActtaatatttgaaaaaaaaacaagtggaacACAACCTGGATCCTCACATCGTCCTGGACTCTTCTCCTTCGTGGTAGCGGGACATGTGATGATGTCAGAGGGGATACTGACGATGTCACATGTTGTGGGGGGTGTTGTTGGGGTAATAGAGGGGGCTGGGCTCAGGATTAGTGTTAGATTTTGATTGGTCAGTGTCTCATCAATGCTGCTGGTGCTCCTCCTCCTGACACTGTCCAGTGATGTCACCTCAATGGGCGTGGTCAAGACCTGAGGGCTCACTGCAGGTTTGAGATGCTGAGTGACACTGACAaagccagaggaggaggaggattcatgaaaacacaaagagaagctgaagaTATTTCACATCAACTATTCAATAGTTTTACTTCTTCAGACATTTTCTGAACATATTACCTTCAGACTAAGTATTATTAGATGTCACAACCTTTCTCCAAATACTACAGCTCTCTGtcaaacagtggcaagaaaaagtatttgaacctgctggaatttcatggttttctgcatcaacttgtcataaaatgtgatctgatcaagtcagagcccagacctcaacccaagagagacttgaagagagccacacatgagacatccaaagaatatgacaggGTTAAAgtagttctgcaggaagaatggactaaaacaCCTCCTGAACGATGAGCAGGTCGCTGTAATAATTccaaaagttcacatacttttttcactatggggtttttatagttgtattTCATAAAgagcggctggatagtgtagtggtaacatcaccaccttccatgtgggagactggggtttaaatcccagctgcggcctacctccagtaggggtccttagacaagacctccttatgcttaccctgcctactcttgtaagtcactttggataaatacatttgctaaatgaaaataaatgaaagatccaaattttgtgttaatatttcaggtacattatatttcttaatactcttgactcagatcacattttatgacaaataaatgcagaaaaccatgaaattccaaacggttcacatactttttcagtCTATACAGTCTAATCAACATGTCTGACCTGCACGAAGGACGATTTACTGAGGGACATCTAGATCAGACAGACTTCATTTTAGacaggtgttcctaataaaccGTCAGCTGTAACGAAAACAGTCATCTGTGGGACCCTGGGACCCTGCAATACCTGCTGGTCCAGTCCTGGGCATCAGATTTGTTGCTGTGGAGGTCCAGATCAGCAGATAGCAGGGGGGAAGGAGACTGGGGGTCTAAAGAGGACAagttttccttttcctcctcttgaGTGGAGCTGGGGGTCTCATGGATCAGTTTGGCCCTAGAACTGGCTGTAGTTCCCAGGTATCCAAGCCGTGGTGCCCCCTGCTGGACTGCGGGTGCCACAATGCTGTTCTGAGCCATCAGAGTCCTGGAGGTGACATCTGATTGGtttaagaagaagaaggtggtgAGACCTCTGAACTGACAACAGACTCGAGAATCTCAAGTAAAGGTGAACAGGTGACTGATCTTCAGATCAATCTGAGCTCCGTTTAGATGGGATCATGATCCGGACAGTGAGTCCTGTGAGATTACTGCAGCTGATTCAAAACAACTGTTGTTTctgaaaatgacagaaactgGCAGACGGCCGATAGAGTTTTGTTTCGATGAGCCCACGTGGACACAACGctctgtaaaacatttgtcCCGTTTATTGGTTCAGTCTGAAAACCCAACTCAGATCAATCCTAAAACTGATGATTTGTTATGTTGTTCTTCTGCCGCCTTAAGCATCAGTTCATGactgaaacataaacaaaaccaaTGTCAGCGATTTCTGTCAGAATTCAGATACACAACACAGAGCGGTTGATTTTTCCTTATTTGCATCAGTCTGAAAATCACCTGAACGTGAAACATCCAGGATGAGTGTGAACCCTGAAGTTGACCCAAACCCACAGTGAGGAAGTGAAGGACAGACGACAGTTTCACCTTTTACCATAAATCATTTAAAGCTTTTACggaagagaaattaaaaaaaaaaagaaaaaagaaaacacctgatgcccccacacacacctcccaaCCTGTCTCTGCACTGGACGACCACCACAGTGTGTCGTCGGCGCATTGGGCGGCGAAGGGGCTGATGGGAAATCGTGCAGGAAGCTCTTCTACGGAGGACTGACTGCTGACACCGCGCTGTGgtcacacacaagcaaacactgtTGTTGCACTGCTGGTTGTTAGCATGAGGCAGTAATTTAAAGGACAACAACATTTAAGATTTGTGGAGTCTCTCAGGGAAGCGTCCTTCTCTCTATTCCTCTACCATGGCTCACTAGAATATTTCTCATGTTAGATGGTGTCTGTCAAAAGACTGATGGCAGTAAAACTGCAACGCAAGGATGTTAGGTCTCCTTCTGACATTTGAAACTGAACCTCTGTGTGAGGTTGTTAGAGCCCAGTTTGAGTTTCAAAGAGATTCCACACTTGCGTAAAGTGTTTCCTGTTGAGCCACAAACTGACCCGAAGCGGACGTCAAACCAGTCCAGCTGCACCGACTGGTTTCAGACTCTAAACGTTCTGTGACGGTGAAGTTATGAGTTTCTTATTTTacaaacatcaaattaaaaaaaagtttgacaaAAACGTGGATCAGGTTTCCTGAAGAGATTTTACAGAACGTGTTGTCACTTCACTGCTGCCAATTGGACCATGAACCAATTTATAACAGATATGAAGAACACCAGAGGTTTGTATTAGAAATTGGCCAATAATGTAATTATGGTGCTGTGTTCACCTCAATACATTAAACCACACAGTAGACAGAACCTTCTGTATCAGATCAGTGACAGAATCATTTAAAGTACTGGACCAGACAATGACGTCAATAAAACTTATTGTTTTCAACAGCTCCATTTGTCTCGTACAAGACGTGAGGTTCACTGTCCTCTTCTAATGTGAAACCACAAAGGAACCATatgaagaataaataaatatataaccatgaaaatgatttaacaaGAGGTTGCTCAGCGACCCTAAGTGTGTAAAAGATAAAGTTTTATTAAGTACGTTTCTCTGCAATGGTTTTACGACTGTTGAGTCACAGGAGATGAAACTTCACAGACTCACCATCAGAGCTGCTTCTGCTCTTTTCCTTCAGACTTGACTCTGCTGAGGTGGCTCCACTGCTCGACTCTGTGTTCACCTGGAAAAAGACACTAAGTCACTGATCACCTTTGTGTGTATTCAGTGCCGTTCAGGTGTGTCTCAGGTGTGATGGCCTACCGATGTGTTGCTGATGTTGCTCTCCTCCGAGATCTTCGTCGGGATGGAGACAGGAGGTGGTGCTCGACTCGGCCATGCCCTACAATAGAACAGCAGTCGCCATGACAACACTGACAAGATAAACTCAGTTACCCCTTGAGGTCAAAAGGTCACAGCTTGAGTTCTGGGCACCAACCTGAGTCGGTCCTGGAAGCGGGAGAGGAAGCGGGTGGAGATGCTGAGTCGAGGGTTCAGGAAGTTTTTGTCCTCTACAAGCTGCAGATTCCTGAGGTCAGTGTCAAACTTCTctgaaaggtcagaggtcagagaggTCCCACGTGAGGAGTGGGAACAACAGTAGAGCTGTGAGGAGACACTTCAGGTACCACTGGCGGATTCAAACTTCAGTTCAGATTTCTGTTACTGTTGCTGGCGATTTACTGGAAATTACATCAAATGAGCTGGAAGCTGATTTTACTATTTGGGAGGTGGGAGGGCGACAGTGACGGTGGGGGGGTTACTCTAGAGGTTTGTGTCGCTGTTTCTGCCTCAGAATCGTTActactttaattaaaatggaTGAAGTGACATCAACTACGATGACAAGATGCATTTCATCAGCCAAAGTCCAAAGAGCTTTCAGCAGCGTGAACTGAAATTTGTAGATTTTCTTTACCTCCATTACTTATTAATTATCGTTTGCTCCATAAAGAACCAGAGCGTCTCACTTAAATCACCAccattaaatgtcttttaaaaactccactgataataataatattaaaacacacagcagctctcacACTTCATGGTGCTGACGATGGTTTCATACCTTCGCTCAGACTCGAGGCCAGATTATCAAAGTGGTTCTTCAGAGAGTTTCTGTCCTCGTCGTCCTCCAGACCCAGACTGCCCACAGAGCTGCCCTGACTCAGAGAATCTGTGTCTGATAAAAGAACGAGGGTTCATGGGCCCAGAGGGCTCAtagaacatcctcagcatggtgctgcagacgttgaaggacctgagtctcctcggagtacatccggctctgagccttcctgtacaatgctgatgagttttttgtccagtccagtttgttgtcaagtacactcccaggtatttgtactcagatacaacctccacctcctccccctgtatagagagagggatgacaggactcccagatttcctgaagtccatcaccagctcctttgttttattgatgttcagttgcagatggttgagtcccACCCGTCCACAAACCGTCCACCACTCACCgttactctgtgacatctccacccttaatacatcctacaactgcccgagtcatcagagaacttctgaagatgacaggactctgagtgtgtacctgaagtctgagtGTACAGGGTGAGAGGAAcggagacagaactgtcccctgtggagcacctgtgtacagatcacagtgtcagccacagttctgcaggcggggcggacgtactgtgggctGTTAGTGAGGTAGTCCCTGATCCAGGAAATCCGGGGAGTGTTGACcgcatgttttttaatttctctcccagcagtgcaggccggatggtgttgaatgcactgggAATccaaaaacatgatcctcactaagcccccaggcttgtccaggtgggtgtaggtgcgatgggAGAGGtgatgatggcgtcatccactccaatatggggttggtaagcaaactggagggggtcaagtgagggtttgaccagaggtcggagggactccaggatcagcctctcaaaagctCTCATGATGTGTGGTGTCAGAGCCacaggtctgtagtcattgaggactctggaacgtggcgtcttattcacgggaacaaggcacgactttttccacccaagaggaactctctccaggtgcaggctgaggttgaagatgtgttggagaacaacacagagctgaggagcacaggctttccgcacccttgggctgactccatcaggacctgcagcctttgtgggatGAAGCCTGTgccagctctcttctcacctgctcagctgacgatcatttgggtggtggctgagtcgtgtggggggggactgaggagcagttggtgaactgaagtgggctctgtgatcagctggaatcgattgaagaaattattcaattcattggctcggtccactgtccccacattctcctggctgctggacttgtagccagtgatggtcctcatgcccctccaaacctccctggtgttgttctgttgaaggttttgttccagttctttcctgtaaacctccttccctccctgatcctgacagacagcagtctttGGACCCtttttgctgcctccctgtctcctgatctgaatgcttctttttgtcattcatgatggctttgatgtcctgagtgaccccagggcttattgtttgggaagcgcagcaaatggtttttgtagGTACCTGggttgtccacacagaaattaatgtagtcagagatgcagtccgtcagtccatcgatgtcctcaccgtgaggttcacagagagtcttccagtctgtgtcttcaaagcatccctgcagggcagagtgtgccccctctgtccacctctttacagttttaatggtggcaggctgccactgcaggaggagatgtacccaggttgtgatccgactttccAGAGGGGGGGcgagggcagtggagctgtagcaTCTTTAACTTAGCATAccaggtccaatgtcctctcccccctggtgggacagctcacaaactgggtaaaggtgggaagtgtcttattgagggtggcgtgattaaagtctccagagatcataaagaaggcgtcgggtctgcaggttggaggtgaccgtctgaatgacgtcacacgcagcagcagcgttagcggatggaggaacgtagACGGTGGTTAatatggagtgagaaaactctctgggcaaataatatggacgaagtcccacagccaacagttcaatatcagggctgcatacacgctctttcacagtgacatgaccAGGAgggcaccacctgttgttaatgagaacggcGAgccccccttctctcctcttaccgctctcctctcgcctcctgtcCCAGCGCACGGTGCTAAAAcgtctatattaacactggGTCAGGAATAcacatgcagccatgtctctgtgaaacacctcaaactacactctgtaaagattttctccatcctcaccagagctgtcagttcgtccatcttattgtccagtgatctcacattacccataatcagagaggggaaatgaggtttgaatcttctcaccttctctctgaacATCGCTCTTCTCCcgtttctttatttcctttttgctgttttttgcctcctctACTCTCCCTCGTGTCCtcttctgatctcctctgggatgtttaaagtcccGGACAAAGTTTGATCCTTTACTCCGGCCGTCCTCAGtagatcagctgatcccggtgttaaacaaaggagctggctcccatggtgatggagcagctgttgcgCTCCGGTCTTCGGATTAGTGAGAGATGAATCCAAAGGTAAAAACGGAGATaaaactctctcgaacaacatgatgtgagaggggggtggggggggggggggggggggggggggttgggggggtggggggggggggggggggggggggggggtgggggggggggggggggtgggggggggggggggggggggtggggggggggggggtgggtggggtgggtgggggggggggggggggggggtggtgggggtggggggggggggggggggggtgggtggggtgtgggggtgggggggggtggggggggggtggtgggtggggggggggggtgtgggtgggggtgggggggggggggggggggggggtggggggggggtggtgtGGCGGCTGGGGGGGGGGcggggcgggggggggggggttgggggggtgggggggggggggggggtttggtgctggggggggggggggggggggtgtggggggggggggggtgggggggggtgggggggtggggcgggggttggggggggtgggtggggggggggtggggtgggtggtgggggggggtgggggggggggggggggggtggggggggtggttgtggtggggggggggggggtgggggggggtgtgggggtggggggggggggggggtgtggggggtggggggggggggggggggggggggggtgggggggggggtggggggggggggggggggggtggggtggggggggggggggtggggggggggggggtggtgggtggggggggggggtgggggggtgggggggggggggggggggcggggtgggggggtgggggtggggttggggtgggtgggggggggggggggggtggggggggtgggtgggggggtgggggtgggggtaggtgggggggggtggggtgggggggggtgggtggtgggggggtggggggggggtgggggggggtgggggggggggggtggggggtgggggggggggggggggggggggggggggggtgggggggggggggggggggggggggggggggggggggggggggtgtggtgggggtgggggggggggggggggggggggggttgggggggtgggggggtggggggtggtggttgggggggggggggtggggggggggggggggggggggggggagaggggggggggaggggggggggggggggggggggggggggggggggggggggggggggggggggggggggggggggggggggggggggggggggggggggggggggggggggggggtgggggggggggggggggggggggggggggggggggggggggggggggggggggggtggggggggggggggggggggggggggggggggggggggggggggggggggggggggggggggggggggggggggggggggggggggggggggggggggggggggggggggggggggggggggggggggggggggggggggtgggggggggggggggggtgggggggggtggggggggggggggggggggggggggggtgtgggggtaaggggggggtgggtggggggggggggggggggggggggggggggggggggggggggggtggggggggggggggggtggggggtgggggggggggggggggggggggggggggggggggggggggggggtgggggggggggggggggggggggggggggggggttggggtgtacaacttaatttcaaaactagtaACTTATTctcactaaaagaaaaaaataagaagataaaaatacagaaaacgCAAACCAAAGATGAGAACAGTTGGTAACTCGGCTGCAGCAAGGGTCGCGCCTGCGCCtatcttttgttttaaatttatgtttattatgaaTCTGATAGAATCAGACTAATAACTAGGCATCTACATCGAAGAAggaataataatatgaatataagAGACGAATAATTGAGAATATGGAAATACATATAATCAAATATAAactattaatttaatataatcattatataatataatataatatacgTTCAGCTTACTTACAGAATACCGCCAAAATATCAGTTCTTCAGAGAGTTTTTTCCTCGTGTCCTCAGACCCAGACTGCCCACAGAGCTGCCCTGACTCAGAGAATCTGTGTCTGATAAAAGAACGAGGGTTCATGGGCGTCAACttacaacagaataaaaacagcatagCATCCGACTTCATGGAAATAAAGacaacagtaaaaactaaaaaacatttttcatgtcaTCCTGTGTGGAGCAGGTTCCACCTGTCACCTCGGCCGGTTTCTGTAAACGTCCTGCAAATAACATGATGTAAAAGACTGAGTTTGTGTCTGACCAGGATCGTGTTGCGGCTCCAGACTTCCAGCTGAGCCCTCAGAGCAGGCGGAGTCTGGGCTCAGCTGAGTGCTCCACATTGGCACCGgcccctgacctctgacctccagctGCGGGTCAGTCACACTCTCAACATCAAActccctgaaaacacacaaagacacgaCGGCGACGGgattcagctgctgttcacagtaaaacacaacagaacccACAGTGATAAAACGTCTGATGTTCTTATATATAAGCGCTTCACCTGTCTGTGGTGGTGTTGGGATACTGGATGTAGcggctcctctcctcccctgcTGTCTGTAGCACCTGAACGTCACATAGAAACAGAGTGAAATTAACATCTACATCACAATTCTGGacaaacacactcaacacacactgcagcagtctACACACTCAGTCTCCTTTGTTCCTAACGCTTGGTTCTtatatgctgctgctgctgctgctgctgctgctgctgctgctgctgctactaataataatgcatACCAACCtcgttctcctcctcctcctccccatcctcctcctcctctcccagcACACTCTCCAGACTCTGAGGGTGGaagtcttcctcctcttcttcttcttcttcttcctcctgactCTTAGTGGGACTCGGGGAGAAGTTGGAGCAGATAGTCAGTGGGTTCAGCTGCTCCGTCCACCGACTCCGAGCCTGACGGGGGCTCGTGTCTGATTGGACGACAGAGGTGGCTGCACCCTGAGCCTGCTGAACACACGACACACACCTaaatacacacacctgcacTTCACAACTACAGCCACAGGCGTTTGTGTGAAGGGATCAGGGATGTACAGTAAACCATTGAACTGACCAGTTTCCTGAACCACATCGGCAGCTTTCCATTGGTCTGAAGCAACGGagcatctgaaacacacaacactggtCAGATGTTAAACTGGAAAGCTGATTTGACAgatcagagcagagtggagccAAGGTGTAAGGATAAATCCTAATTTAAGCAGAATACGCACACTTTAAGGTAAATATAGGTATCAGTATAGATGATCAGTATTAAAACAACTCGGACTGGAGCTTTGATCGAAGGTTCCACTGAGTAAGTTTTAGTGAAGGGAGGATGTTTCTCAGTTCTACCGAGTTGCGTTTgggtttttttaatgtttcacgGACAGTGTTCAAAATTTAACAAGAggttcagctgtgtttttaacgTTTAAAAAGATATGATgggaataaaaatgtaatcatgtAATAACCAGTGTAATCACGTAATGTTACCCGtcagcagagcagaaacacactGGTTACTAGTTTGGTTATGTGACACTGTGGACACACATGTATCACAGTACCTATAACCTGAGCCTGGTCCTCTTCACTGTCAGTGCAGTCCAGTCTGGTTGGAGTCCTCGGGTCAgccccttcctcttccttcacGTGAAGTAGCTGAGAGGAGGGAACAGTGATAAAGGTCTCCCTCCTGAAACAGACATTAGAGAGTTTCTCTAAATAACaaccacagaaacagaaaagtgacAAAATTATTCTGCTAATTATCAGATTTTTTCATCACACACCTGATGTTTAGCTTCTTGCCGCCACAGCCGTCAGGTGCGACTTTTAGTTTGAGGCCTCGTTTCTTCCTCATGATGCTGGTCATCTGAGAG
It encodes:
- the wdr62 gene encoding WD repeat-containing protein 62 isoform X1, whose amino-acid sequence is MAEGADCGTANAAKRKQLAGRKSRHSQQKKTSSSRVSLEKVLGISVSSSSSLTSDPKSGLIAYPAGCVIVLLHPKKNKQSHIINTSRKPFSALAFSHDGKYLVTGESGHMPCVRVWEVNGVQVAEVQSHKYGVSCVAFSTNSCYIVSVGYQHDMTVSVWDWRKGSIIASNKVSSRVFAVSFSQDNSYFVTAGNRHVRFWYLDASKERRVNSTVPLIGRSGLLGDHRNSVFCGVCCGRGLMASSTYCITSSGLLCLFNSGRQLEAWVNLKTTSASCLAISDDFIFCGCADGVIRVFGPSNLQYITTLHQPHRLGVDLTQSVQHGSLLPASPDAQYPDTLALTFDPTAQHLTCVYNDHSVYVWDVKDVRNVRKLYSALYHSNCVWSVEVYPELSDVSQACLPPSSFFTCSSDNTIRLWHTDPPTGHRNLYSNDLLRILYVGENTQHLQAEGEAAGADGKAGIRVLGISPDGQHLAAGDRCGNLRIFGLEFLDELVKIEAHDLEVLCLDFSPKSTGVKLLASASRDRLIHVFNLEKNFSLEQTLNDHSASITAVKFSGESPEVRMVSCGADKSIYFQTAEQTVEGLSFSRSHHVVEKATLYDMDLDSSRTHVAIACQDRNVRVYNLETGKLKKCLKGSSSDEGALLKVQMDPSGTFFATSCSDKNITIFDYETGECVATLFGHSEIITSMRFSQDCRHLITVSGDSCVFVWRLDSQMTSIMRKKRGLKLKVAPDGCGGKKLNIRRETFITVPSSQLLHVKEEEGADPRTPTRLDCTDSEEDQAQVIDAPLLQTNGKLPMWFRKLQAQGAATSVVQSDTSPRQARSRWTEQLNPLTICSNFSPSPTKSQEEEEEEEEEEDFHPQSLESVLGEEEEDGEEEEENEVLQTAGEERSRYIQYPNTTTDREFDVESVTDPQLEVRGQGPVPMWSTQLSPDSACSEGSAGSLEPQHDPDTDSLSQGSSVGSLGLEDDEDRNSLKNHFDNLASSLSEEKFDTDLRNLQLVEDKNFLNPRLSISTRFLSRFQDRLRAWPSRAPPPVSIPTKISEESNISNTSVNTESSSGATSAESSLKEKSRSSSDARCQQSVLRRRASCTISHQPLRRPMRRRHTVVVVQCRDRLGDVTSRTLMAQNSIVAPAVQQGAPRLGYLGTTASSRAKLIHETPSSTQEEEKENLSSLDPQSPSPLLSADLDLHSNKSDAQDWTSSVTQHLKPAVSPQVLTTPIEVTSLDSVRRRSTSSIDETLTNQNLTLILSPAPSITPTTPPTTCDIVSIPSDIITCPATTKEKSPGRCEDPVLESPVGAQSSSFVPPTSSSSPLAERTQPCQSGPADDESVSLQQCEHVANELRRTVRRAVTLYQQLSGSTGVTERHLQMSSVLQEAFDDVNSELQSVLQGDVQGCSSAPAGRLEDERTMSLLEKYSELLVQMTQNKLERL